Below is a genomic region from Sorghum bicolor cultivar BTx623 chromosome 9, Sorghum_bicolor_NCBIv3, whole genome shotgun sequence.
AATTCATGTCCTTACAAAGCGGAAAAGAGATTCATGTGTTCTAAATGAGGCTTAATCAAATTCTGTTGGCTCGTACAACTAGTAGCAACAAAGGAAAAAAATGTTCATCCAAGTATCCAACTGAATTATTGGAAGAAATGTTTGGTCACGAGAGAAAGGACAAGAGTATAAAAGAATACACCAGTGCAAAATGTTACTGAGACCACAGTCGTCCGCAAGAACATCAAACATCTTCAACAAATCAGAACTAGCTAGTACATTCAAAAAACCTGATTATTTTTTTGAACACTACAATCCCAAAACCTACAACCACCAGAACCAATAACGTTAATTCAGATACTCAGAGAATAATAAGACCAAACAACAAGCCCTTGAATGAAGAGACTAATATCTTTCACATCGACTGTCCATTGCAACGACATCCACTAAAGCGCATAGCCGCACATCATGACCGGATCCACCGATCCAGCCCTGCTGATCCTCCTATGTACCAGCAATAATCTCCGGCGATGGAACATATTCGCACCATTGATCACCTCTAGCACTGCATTTTCAGAAATATATAAGATCACCGCCCTGTCTTTGCACGCTTCATCCCTGTGGAATTGAAGGGGGACACACTGGGACTAAGATAGGGGCTTGGGCTCTCCTCTCTTAGAGTGCCATTAAGTATAGCCAATTCTCTTAGCTGTTGTTTCTTGTAGTAGTCCATGGACTCATCCTGATGAGGACAGCAGTCAAGGAAACATGTAATGTCACTTAGAGGCAAAACAAATATTCGAAGCGAGTAGGAACAGACAATAAGTAAAATAACAGACCACTGGTTTCAGAAGATCCTCCAATATGGCAACTGCTTGGTTTAGTCGGGCATCGACGATATCTGCTGGGAACTCAGCTTCCACAAGAACATGCAATGGATCATTTAAGTGCTCATAGCCAGGCTTGTCTCTGAGTTTGTCTTcctattttagaaaaaaaagttttatttttttagaacctCTCCGTTATAATTTTATGATAAGGACTTTATAATATTGTTAAACACAACAATAATGCTCATAGAAAATGATTATAGTTGTAACCACCATAACTATTTGTATACAAACAAATAGCTGCTCCATATCAAACTGTTTATGATTCAAATTATTATTTTGGTAAGAGATCTAAGCACGGGGCTGTAAGTCAGACACAAAAGTTACACCTGACAAACGAAATCAGGATAAAATTCAGTTAGGAGGCTTCATCACTGTAAATATGAATTGATTTCTGTGATGATCGCAACTAAACAGAGCATTACAAAGATGTCCTAGGAATATCAATACATTGGAACTTTCAAATTAACAATTTTAAACGATAGTGCAATTATGGCCAGTATCCACTATACAGTGTATAACACAAGAACATACATGGAATGTATCTAATAAACAAAACAATATACCATTAGTGCATAAAACTCAGGAATCATAATAGAAATATGCTAGAAGGTTTGGTTTCCACTCTGTTTCCTAACTAACGTACTGCAAAGTCCAATATTATACATCTTGACAAGTCAGGGATTGCAGTGTATGACACTTCAATAGCAAAAACAGTGGAGATCGAAACTTCATACATCAAAGTAACATCAAATGGAACACAGGCAATTATCTGTTTAACAGTTTTTCTGTAATGGAACACAGGCAATTTAGATTAccatttaaaaaataatttactTGTAATGGAACACAGGCACTTTAGATTACCATTTACTAGTCAGATTCTGGTGGGCATATTTAAGAGTAAATGTTAAGTATTGTGGCGAAATACAAGTGCTCCTAAAAGGTTCCAAGCGCTCCAATAAGTATAGGCAACTACAACATGGCAGTTCTAATCTGTGTTTATTACCTTAACAGAGTCTTTCACTGAACCCCGTCCACAAATATAAACTCTACAGTGGGTTGTAGCTTCAACTCTTTTCAAGGAGTTCCCTCGTGGCCCCAACAAACGACCAACAAAGTTGTACTAGTAATAGCAAGATATTATGAATAATTTGGATTTGTGGTAGCACATGATAATGGAAGATATGAAGGTTCCAAATAGCTAAAAGTAAGTTGCACATACGTTGGGATACTTGTCAACAGGAACATCCATCCTAACAACCTTTTTCACAGTAGGGTTCCCAACAACTCCAGGAGACCCATTCCAGTTTGCGGATGGCGATTGGAGTACACCACGATACTGAGAAAAAATGGCATTTCAATTAAATCATGTAAATGAAGCAATTCAGGCATGTGAAATGAATAAGCAAAACAAGTTATGAATTGGGACAACCTCTGTTTGCATTCCTGACCATCCCTCTAGATCCATTGGTTGACCATTCATTGGGTGACCAGCTAATCTTAATGGGCTTGGGCTGCCATGATCGATTCTCTCAGGTTCAACAAAATTTGGGTTAGGTGGCAAAGAAGATGCTCGCAAAATTTCTGCATTAATGAAAACAAACCGTTAACCATTATGGGATGAAATCAAATATATCTTATCTGAAACACTACCATATAACAGAGGATGCTAGTAATGTCTATTTCAAGATCAGAGAGAAATGGAGACCACCCAGGCAATATTTTCAGACATGTCTAAAGCAGGAACTGAAACCACTGCAAGAAGCAGAATACAGAAATCACCACACTCAGCACTCAACAGCATAACGACTTACATAACAAAGATTCTAAAGTAACAACGGTCTGTTTCACAAAACAGATAACGATTGAAGTGTTCTAACTAACCATATGATTGAAGAATTTTACAATTACCAATTTCTTTTGTATGAGCTCTTGTGATTTAAAACGCTAGCGAAATATTCATACATTTGCATAAATGGTATCCATTAGGGATTTGTAATTAAtatatggttggccaaaaaccATAATGTGCAGGACAAGTAATTGCTGTACATCCTTGGTGTGAATTAAATCAGTGACAAAGTTAGCACAAACGAGTCCACAACACAAACTAACAAAAAGGATGGACAGGGTTGTACTAGAAGATTAGCAGATTATGTCGACAGCAAGGATAGCTAAAAATAGCAACTAGCTAAATCATGCTCTTATAGCAGCTTGTATGCAAAACTATTAAGAAGTGCATATAAAAGTAACAATAACACATACACAGAAACTGAAAGGCAAAGGATGCCAACCTTGGTTCAGAAATCTGTTACAAAAAGGAAGAACTTGCATGAATGGGGCTAATTTCTGCCTCTCGGCAAGTAATTCAGCAAGATATCTGCCAAAGTTCCAAGCAAAACAATTTCATTAGCCCGATCAATTTTGTAGCTATGATGGTACTAAAATAACAACGATGATCACCCCATGCATTTAAAATAGAAAATCAGAAAACAAGAGTACCCAATGATAAGTACGACAAGCCGCAGAACAGTCAGAATTATCGATCGAGCTTAAAAAACACTCTAAGAATGAACTGGATGTCCTTCGTCGCCCAATGGAAGACACAATGCTGATTTATTCCTACAAGTCGTCTAACAACCAGCAACACATGCACGAAATCCGTCATTAACACGCGACCCAAAAATCTTCGACTTGGCAGATAACTATGGCAGGAGGACAGCATTGATCGACGCCGAAATCACACCAAGGCGGTTGTGATCAAGCTCGCGCATATCTCGCACGGAAGTTGCAAAAACTCGCATTCGAATGGTTTAGCAAATGGGATCGGCGAGAACACAAAAACCAAAACGTGGCAGAGATGTCAGATGGGATGCAAAAAACCAAGAACAGGAGGCACTGCACATACATACCTCTCCCTGTCTGAGGAAGAATACGTCATGGAATTGTGGCGATGAGGGGAGGAATGGACACCGGATGGTGAGTACTGGAAGAAAGGGGGCGGTGGGATCCTCTCATCCATGTCCCCCAACAACAAGGACACCAAGAATTCAAAAGAAAACCGCAAGATTGAATCTTTAGGCGAAGGCTAAGATTGAACTGAGCATAGGGTGCCAAGAGCCGCCGCCCAAGAAAGAATCAAGAAACAAAGAAGAGGATACAACTTGTAGCTATCAGAGCAAATGAATGGGGGCGGATGCCTGCGGCCTGCCTATACGGAATCCAAGGAAATCTAAAAGGACAGAAAGGTGCCAATAACCAAGGAGCAAGTATAGGGATGGGTGggattat
It encodes:
- the LOC8076969 gene encoding KH domain-containing protein At1g09660/At1g09670, translating into MDERIPPPPFFQYSPSGVHSSPHRHNSMTYSSSDRERYLAELLAERQKLAPFMQVLPFCNRFLNQEILRASSLPPNPNFVEPERIDHGSPSPLRLAGHPMNGQPMDLEGWSGMQTEYRGVLQSPSANWNGSPGVVGNPTVKKVVRMDVPVDKYPNEDKLRDKPGYEHLNDPLHVLVEAEFPADIVDARLNQAVAILEDLLKPVDESMDYYKKQQLRELAILNGTLREESPSPYLSPSVSPFNSTGMKRAKTGR